Proteins found in one Methanospirillum hungatei JF-1 genomic segment:
- a CDS encoding ArsR/SmtB family transcription factor: MSEEPEKDSVQKVRLLSPDDEQARLIGKAIASETAGKILSSMAGREVTAMMLSEELETPVSTVMYHLENLASAGLIEVSRTRYSVKGREMKVYRLIDQVLIVSPKSFDLKAVLARCATLLSIPLALAVLLTSFTLFHSQKAAPLYYSAPAGSAQKMESNIASYAADRMMEMAPAPTVAPLAGPTQWLEEIETPFPHLPEFAEGILIGAVLVIIIGLIFDFYRKR, translated from the coding sequence ATGTCTGAAGAACCTGAAAAAGACAGTGTACAAAAAGTCCGGCTGCTCTCTCCGGATGATGAGCAGGCACGGCTTATCGGAAAGGCCATAGCGAGTGAGACCGCCGGGAAGATCCTCTCATCCATGGCCGGACGGGAAGTCACTGCGATGATGCTGTCAGAGGAACTTGAAACTCCTGTCTCTACAGTCATGTATCATCTGGAAAACCTTGCATCTGCTGGTCTTATTGAGGTCAGCAGAACCAGATATAGTGTAAAAGGCCGTGAGATGAAAGTGTACCGGCTTATTGATCAGGTTCTTATCGTATCACCGAAATCATTTGATTTAAAAGCGGTTCTGGCAAGATGTGCAACACTGCTTTCAATTCCCCTCGCACTTGCGGTTCTGCTTACCTCATTCACTCTGTTTCATTCTCAGAAGGCCGCCCCGCTTTACTATTCTGCGCCAGCAGGCAGCGCCCAGAAGATGGAGTCCAATATTGCCTCTTATGCAGCGGATCGGATGATGGAGATGGCACCCGCTCCAACAGTTGCTCCATTAGCGGGTCCCACCCAGTGGTTGGAAGAAATTGAAACGCCATTTCCGCACCTGCCCGAATTTGCAGAGGGAATTCTCATTGGGGCAGTGCTGGTAATTATCATCGGTCTCATTTTTGATTTCTATCGAAAAAGATAA